Proteins encoded together in one bacterium window:
- a CDS encoding radical SAM protein, giving the protein MSYVELYERGILKKRKEELNKLLKKCHLCPRKCLVNRLQDEKGFCGAGKRTAVSSYNLHFGEEPPISGYRGSGTIFFTHCNLRCCFCQNYPISQLGNGQEVEISQLAKMMIKLQKLGAHNINFVTPTHFVPQIVEALELAVGEGLNIPLVYNSGGYDSVETFKLLDGIVDIYMPDAKYSNSQSAQTYSRAADYFEVNKKALLEMHRQVGDLKMDKEGIAKQGLLIRHLVMPEDIVGSRGVLEFIAKNISQNTYMSIMAQYHPAHLAFEFPELSRRISKTEYDAVLKMADELGLERGWRQTF; this is encoded by the coding sequence ATGAGTTACGTTGAACTTTATGAGAGAGGTATCTTAAAAAAGAGAAAGGAAGAGCTTAATAAATTACTCAAGAAATGTCACCTCTGTCCCAGGAAATGCCTGGTAAATCGGTTGCAAGATGAGAAAGGTTTTTGTGGAGCAGGAAAAAGAACAGCTGTTTCCAGTTATAACCTCCATTTCGGTGAAGAGCCACCAATTTCAGGTTATCGTGGTTCGGGCACCATCTTCTTTACCCACTGTAACCTTCGTTGCTGTTTCTGTCAGAATTACCCCATTAGCCAGTTGGGAAACGGCCAGGAAGTGGAGATTTCTCAATTAGCTAAAATGATGATAAAGTTACAAAAACTCGGGGCACATAACATAAATTTTGTTACCCCTACCCATTTTGTTCCCCAAATCGTCGAGGCCTTAGAGCTTGCAGTAGGAGAGGGATTAAACATTCCTCTTGTATACAACTCGGGTGGATACGATTCTGTGGAGACTTTCAAACTTCTGGATGGTATAGTGGATATCTATATGCCTGATGCCAAGTATTCCAATTCCCAAAGTGCTCAGACATACTCCAGGGCAGCCGACTATTTTGAAGTCAACAAGAAGGCACTTCTAGAAATGCATCGGCAAGTCGGCGACCTGAAAATGGATAAAGAAGGGATTGCCAAGCAGGGACTTCTTATTCGCCACTTAGTTATGCCTGAAGACATAGTTGGTTCTCGAGGAGTCTTAGAATTCATTGCCAAGAATATCTCCCAAAATACTTATATGTCCATTATGGCTCAATACCATCCTGCTCACCTGGCTTTTGAATTTCCGGAACTCTCAAGAAGAATCTCTAAAACAGAATATGATGCAGTGTTGAAGATGGCAGATGAATTAGGGTTGGAAAGAGGTTGGAGACAGACCTTTTGA
- a CDS encoding endonuclease V, with translation MRNKVVLKSYFKSISEIGFIAGCDVGYDEKKRKAYGSVVLLTFPELKLVEKKGAMEASERIFPYLPGLLTFREGPVLIAALRKLERSPDIIIFDGQGIAHPVRFGLATHMGLLLGLPTIGCAKSILYGHYEEPVNLKGAYTFLKDEGGELVGAVLRTKKNVKPIFVSQGYRIDLDQASDVILTCCRREKIPEPLRLAHLETVQAL, from the coding sequence TTGAGAAACAAAGTTGTATTGAAAAGTTATTTTAAGTCTATAAGTGAGATAGGTTTTATTGCCGGTTGCGATGTTGGGTATGATGAGAAGAAGAGAAAGGCTTATGGTAGTGTAGTTTTGCTTACTTTCCCTGAGCTGAAACTGGTGGAAAAAAAGGGAGCTATGGAAGCTTCTGAGAGAATATTTCCATATCTTCCCGGGCTACTCACCTTTCGCGAGGGTCCTGTTCTAATAGCTGCCTTAAGAAAATTGGAAAGATCTCCCGATATAATCATTTTTGATGGTCAGGGAATTGCACACCCCGTGAGATTTGGGCTGGCTACCCACATGGGTCTTTTGTTAGGGCTTCCCACGATTGGCTGTGCCAAGTCTATTTTATATGGCCATTATGAGGAGCCTGTAAATTTAAAAGGAGCTTATACTTTTTTGAAAGACGAAGGGGGAGAGCTGGTTGGGGCGGTTCTGCGCACTAAGAAAAATGTAAAGCCCATATTCGTTTCTCAAGGGTACAGGATCGACCTGGATCAGGCATCGGACGTCATCCTCACTTGTTGCCGAAGAGAAAAGATTCCTGAACCTTTAAGATTAGCACATTTAGAGACAGTGCAAGCTCTGTAG